Proteins from one Megalops cyprinoides isolate fMegCyp1 chromosome 11, fMegCyp1.pri, whole genome shotgun sequence genomic window:
- the LOC118785831 gene encoding UBX domain-containing protein 4-like isoform X1, translating into MLWFEGSIPAAIVSAKQQNSVFVVVITGDDEQSTQMLSSWEDGRVAEATDHCFVAIKIDAKSETCVQFSQIYPVVCIPSSFFIGENGIPLEVIAGSVSAEELVKRINKVKQMHTQEVEVEVRVGDQPSVHPEAPPEVLPVPDVTPDQNARQPSPAENDESGHTLPPSTANESTAPPATSKESLSRPAEEGGASGYVTPAEDRSLSSDDVSLSSQSEEALDAKVERLTKKLEERRERRKKGEEENEIKKEMERRRLGKEMLDYKRKQEGERTKRMLEERNREKAEERAARERVKQQIALDRADRAARYAKNKEEVEAAKAAALQARQAELEAKKEALQRERSAIARIQFRLPDGSSFTNQFPSETRLQEARQFAAQEVGNRYGHFSLATMFPRREFTGEDLDKTLLELELAPSASIVLLPQTGRPANTVVQSSGGGIWAVLGTIFYPLLAVWRFISSFLFCSPPPPGPSHRAPPQRPSPAATSSSEPNRESIRKRVLEKRPEDFKKDGKIYRLKTQEDSEDDNNTWNGNSTQQM; encoded by the exons atgcTCTGGTTTGAGGGCTCTATCCCTGCTGCCATCGTCTCAGCCAAACAGCAAAACTCCGTCTTCGTCGTCGTGATAACTG GAGACGATGAGCAGTCCACACAGATGTTGTCCAGCTGGGAGGACGGTAGAGTGGCAGAGGCGACGGATCACTGTTTTGTCGCAATTAAGATAGACGCCAAAAG TGAAACCTGTGTGCAGTTCTCACAAATCT ATCCGGTAGTCTGCATCCCATCCAGTTTCTTCATAGGAGAAAATGGAATTCCGCTGGAGGTGATTGCTGGCAGCGTATCAGCAGAGGAACTTGTGAAGCGGATCAACAAGGTCAAACAG ATGCATACacaggaggtggaggtggaggtcaGGGTTGGCGATCAGCCCAGCGTGCACCCAGAAGCACCCCCAGAAGTACTCCCTGTGCCTGATGTCACCCCAGATCAAAATGCGCGGCAGCCCTCCCCGGCTGAGAATGACGAGTCTGGCCACACCTTGCCACCCagcacagccaatgagagcacTGCTCCACCAGCCACATCCAAAG AATCCCTGTCCAGGCCAGCAGAGGAGGGGGGCGCCTCGGGGTATGTGACCCCGGCCGAGGACAGGAGCCTGTCGTCAGATGACGTTTCCCTCAGCTCTCAGTCTGAAGAGGCCCTTGATGCCAAAGTGGAGAG GCTAACGAAGAAACTGGAGGAGAGACGGGAGcggaggaagaaaggagaggaggag AATGAGATAAAGAAGGAGATGGAGCGCAGGAGGCTGGGAAAGGAGATGCTGGACTATAAAAGGAagcaggaaggggagaggaCCAAGCGCATGCTGGAGGAGCGGAACAGGGAGAAGGCGGAGGAGAGGGCGGCCCGGGAGCGCGTGAAGCAGCAGATTGCCCTG GACCGGGCGGACCGGGCGGCTCGCTATGCCAAGAACAAGGAAGAGGTGGAGGCGGCCaaggcagcagcactgcaggccCGACAGGCAGAGCTGGAGGCCAAGAAGgaggccctgcagagagagaggag CGCGATAGCAAGAATACAGTTCCGTCTCCCAGACGGCTCCTCCTTCACCAACCAGTTTCCATCAGAGACCAGGCTGCAGGAGGCCAGGCAGTTTGCGGCTCAG GAAGTAGGAAACCGGTATGGGCATTTCTCTCTGGCCACCATGTTCCCCAGGAGAGAGTTCACCGGGGAGGATCTCGACAAGACCTtactggagctggagctggctCCCAGCGCCTCTATTGTGCTGCTGCCT CAGACGGGAAGGCCGGCCAACACAGTTGTGCAGTCCTCTGGAGGGGGCATCTGGGCAGTGCTGGGGACCATTTTCTACCCCCTGCTGGCTGTTTGGAGGTTCATTAGCAGCTTCCTCTTCTgcagccccccgccccctggcCCCTCCCACAGGGCCCCACCCCAGCGACCCAGTCCTGCCGCCACCTCTTCCAGCGAGCCAAATAG AGAATCTATTCGTAAACGAGTTCTGGAAAAACGACCGGAAGACTTCAAAAAAGACGGCAAAATCTACAGGCTAAAGACTCAGGAAGACAGCGAGGACGACAACAATACCTGGAACGGCAACTCTACCCAGCAGATGTAG
- the LOC118785831 gene encoding UBX domain-containing protein 4-like isoform X2, which produces MLWFEGSIPAAIVSAKQQNSVFVVVITGDDEQSTQMLSSWEDGRVAEATDHCFVAIKIDAKSETCVQFSQIYPVVCIPSSFFIGENGIPLEVIAGSVSAEELVKRINKVKQMHTQEVEVEVRVGDQPSVHPEAPPEVLPVPDVTPDQNARQPSPAENDESGHTLPPSTANESTAPPATSKESLSRPAEEGGASGYVTPAEDRSLSSDDVSLSSQSEEALDAKVERLTKKLEERRERRKKGEEENEIKKEMERRRLGKEMLDYKRKQEGERTKRMLEERNREKAEERAARERVKQQIALDRADRAARYAKNKEEVEAAKAAALQARQAELEAKKEALQRERSAIARIQFRLPDGSSFTNQFPSETRLQEARQFAAQEVGNRYGHFSLATMFPRREFTGEDLDKTLLELELAPSASIVLLPTGRPANTVVQSSGGGIWAVLGTIFYPLLAVWRFISSFLFCSPPPPGPSHRAPPQRPSPAATSSSEPNRESIRKRVLEKRPEDFKKDGKIYRLKTQEDSEDDNNTWNGNSTQQM; this is translated from the exons atgcTCTGGTTTGAGGGCTCTATCCCTGCTGCCATCGTCTCAGCCAAACAGCAAAACTCCGTCTTCGTCGTCGTGATAACTG GAGACGATGAGCAGTCCACACAGATGTTGTCCAGCTGGGAGGACGGTAGAGTGGCAGAGGCGACGGATCACTGTTTTGTCGCAATTAAGATAGACGCCAAAAG TGAAACCTGTGTGCAGTTCTCACAAATCT ATCCGGTAGTCTGCATCCCATCCAGTTTCTTCATAGGAGAAAATGGAATTCCGCTGGAGGTGATTGCTGGCAGCGTATCAGCAGAGGAACTTGTGAAGCGGATCAACAAGGTCAAACAG ATGCATACacaggaggtggaggtggaggtcaGGGTTGGCGATCAGCCCAGCGTGCACCCAGAAGCACCCCCAGAAGTACTCCCTGTGCCTGATGTCACCCCAGATCAAAATGCGCGGCAGCCCTCCCCGGCTGAGAATGACGAGTCTGGCCACACCTTGCCACCCagcacagccaatgagagcacTGCTCCACCAGCCACATCCAAAG AATCCCTGTCCAGGCCAGCAGAGGAGGGGGGCGCCTCGGGGTATGTGACCCCGGCCGAGGACAGGAGCCTGTCGTCAGATGACGTTTCCCTCAGCTCTCAGTCTGAAGAGGCCCTTGATGCCAAAGTGGAGAG GCTAACGAAGAAACTGGAGGAGAGACGGGAGcggaggaagaaaggagaggaggag AATGAGATAAAGAAGGAGATGGAGCGCAGGAGGCTGGGAAAGGAGATGCTGGACTATAAAAGGAagcaggaaggggagaggaCCAAGCGCATGCTGGAGGAGCGGAACAGGGAGAAGGCGGAGGAGAGGGCGGCCCGGGAGCGCGTGAAGCAGCAGATTGCCCTG GACCGGGCGGACCGGGCGGCTCGCTATGCCAAGAACAAGGAAGAGGTGGAGGCGGCCaaggcagcagcactgcaggccCGACAGGCAGAGCTGGAGGCCAAGAAGgaggccctgcagagagagaggag CGCGATAGCAAGAATACAGTTCCGTCTCCCAGACGGCTCCTCCTTCACCAACCAGTTTCCATCAGAGACCAGGCTGCAGGAGGCCAGGCAGTTTGCGGCTCAG GAAGTAGGAAACCGGTATGGGCATTTCTCTCTGGCCACCATGTTCCCCAGGAGAGAGTTCACCGGGGAGGATCTCGACAAGACCTtactggagctggagctggctCCCAGCGCCTCTATTGTGCTGCTGCCT ACGGGAAGGCCGGCCAACACAGTTGTGCAGTCCTCTGGAGGGGGCATCTGGGCAGTGCTGGGGACCATTTTCTACCCCCTGCTGGCTGTTTGGAGGTTCATTAGCAGCTTCCTCTTCTgcagccccccgccccctggcCCCTCCCACAGGGCCCCACCCCAGCGACCCAGTCCTGCCGCCACCTCTTCCAGCGAGCCAAATAG AGAATCTATTCGTAAACGAGTTCTGGAAAAACGACCGGAAGACTTCAAAAAAGACGGCAAAATCTACAGGCTAAAGACTCAGGAAGACAGCGAGGACGACAACAATACCTGGAACGGCAACTCTACCCAGCAGATGTAG